The proteins below are encoded in one region of Clostridium fermenticellae:
- a CDS encoding CPBP family intramembrane glutamic endopeptidase gives MSNLNPFKILSNLENRKSKVKILSVTDAVIAAICYILILSFLLGIGFSIIDSFNNIILQSFLSIFALAVIFFIVTSVFYWYYITNPGKDKIESRPVKKLTLPNILLLILIVLGYLLFFDALLMPIDRILPGFNLVTKGIPLIYKSPLILIGYLSIVPLLTEFVFRGIILEGLSKKYSDLKALMICSLISGISAFNPAGFMCTFILGILLGYLYIKTHSLCLCIIGDILYSIVTFILIQYYPQFLLLISSNILIISLLTITGLLIMYFGLKKLFSNIKKTNLQ, from the coding sequence ATGTCTAATTTAAATCCTTTCAAAATCTTATCAAATCTCGAAAACAGAAAATCAAAAGTTAAAATCTTAAGTGTTACAGATGCAGTAATTGCCGCGATTTGTTATATATTGATATTATCTTTTCTTTTAGGAATTGGTTTCAGTATAATCGATTCATTCAATAATATTATATTACAATCGTTTCTTTCTATTTTTGCATTAGCAGTTATCTTCTTTATAGTTACTTCGGTATTCTATTGGTATTACATTACTAATCCCGGTAAAGATAAAATTGAATCGAGACCAGTAAAAAAATTAACTTTACCTAATATATTACTTTTAATACTGATTGTCTTAGGTTATCTACTATTCTTTGATGCACTTTTGATGCCAATAGATAGGATTCTTCCCGGATTTAACTTAGTTACAAAAGGTATACCACTTATTTATAAAAGTCCCTTAATTCTCATTGGATATTTAAGTATCGTTCCTTTACTAACAGAGTTTGTATTTAGAGGTATTATTTTAGAAGGACTTTCAAAGAAATATTCAGATCTAAAAGCACTAATGATATGCTCACTAATCTCTGGAATATCTGCCTTTAACCCTGCAGGATTTATGTGTACTTTTATACTTGGAATCTTATTAGGTTACCTCTATATAAAAACCCATTCATTATGTTTATGTATAATTGGTGATATACTTTATAGTATAGTTACATTCATTTTAATTCAATACTATCCACAGTTTTTACTACTAATCAGCTCAAATATTCTTATTATATCTCTATTAACTATCACTGGGCTTTTGATAATGTATTTTGGCTTAAAAAAACTTTTCTCAAATATTAAAAAGACTAATTTGCAATAG
- a CDS encoding permease prefix domain 1-containing protein, which yields MSKIDMYVDHICSNFNQSDKDIQILKEELKSNLKDEISELQNQGFSEQESLKITLSNFGEEKKFISEMNSIWTRKSEFTLKIIKAAIAIFIIGCIFVIVRLLFNGSSLIFQNFASLLFNISWIVGCIAFYQYINIENKSISLFIIFLCDIIFSTFFITCILFPNSIKDNFIIIFGIVLITVLIMKIYFIKNKLQNQD from the coding sequence ATGAGTAAAATTGATATGTATGTAGATCACATTTGCAGCAACTTCAACCAATCTGACAAGGATATCCAAATACTTAAAGAAGAACTGAAATCAAATCTTAAGGATGAGATATCCGAGCTTCAAAATCAAGGCTTCAGCGAACAAGAAAGTCTAAAAATTACTTTGAGTAATTTTGGTGAAGAAAAAAAGTTCATTTCAGAGATGAACAGCATATGGACAAGAAAAAGTGAATTTACCTTAAAAATTATAAAAGCGGCAATTGCCATTTTTATAATTGGCTGTATTTTTGTCATTGTTCGTCTTTTATTCAACGGTAGCAGTCTCATTTTTCAGAATTTTGCCTCTTTGCTTTTTAACATTTCCTGGATTGTTGGGTGCATTGCTTTTTACCAATACATTAATATTGAAAACAAAAGTATATCTCTATTTATAATATTCCTATGTGATATCATTTTTAGTACATTTTTTATTACCTGTATTCTGTTTCCAAATAGTATAAAAGACAACTTTATAATCATATTTGGTATTGTATTAATTACAGTTTTAATCATGAAAATATATTTCATTAAAAATAAACTTCAAAATCAAGATTAA
- a CDS encoding PadR family transcriptional regulator — translation MEFEKELLKGYIDIIVLSVLKHKDMYGYEIGKEIKQSSKNFEMKEATLYVSLKRLEKRNYLEGYWNDDENTGGGRRRYYKITQKGLDFFKEKVKEWLALKDLLDYFLEVNTDE, via the coding sequence ATGGAATTTGAAAAAGAACTCTTAAAAGGCTATATCGATATAATAGTTTTATCAGTCTTAAAGCATAAAGATATGTATGGTTATGAAATTGGAAAAGAAATAAAACAGTCAAGTAAAAATTTTGAGATGAAGGAAGCAACTTTATATGTATCTTTAAAGAGATTGGAAAAGAGGAATTATCTAGAAGGATACTGGAATGATGATGAAAATACTGGCGGCGGAAGAAGACGTTATTATAAAATTACTCAAAAAGGTCTTGACTTTTTCAAGGAAAAAGTTAAAGAGTGGCTTGCTCTTAAAGATTTATTAGATTATTTTCTGGAGGTGAACACTGATGAGTAA
- a CDS encoding Na+/H+ antiporter NhaC family protein, with the protein MNEKKGSAIALLPLGIFMALFLGVSIIMKDFYKMPVVVALIIASTIAILQNKKVPIELKVERFCRGAGDSSIILMCLIFILAGAFAEVSKAMGAVDSTVNLGLAIFPHSFMVAGIFIIGSFLSMSLGTSVGTIVTLAPIAVGISQKTGLPMEFLIAAVVSGAMFGDGLSMISNSTVAATKTQDCEMVDKFKANFKIVLPAAILTLIIYAFLTFGMQINQSGTYNYQFVKILPYIAVLIVALTGFNVILVLVGGIVLASIIGLIYGSFNIFMVFQLCAKGIAGMEDISMISILIGGIGELIKFNGGIDFILNTIRKRIHSRKGAEFGIGILVSLVDLCTANNTVSIIIVGSLAKNLSENYGVDRRKTASLLDTFACFIQGCIPYGAQLLVASSLAAISPFLIMKYLCYPYLLGISSVFAIILGVPKFNN; encoded by the coding sequence ATGAATGAAAAGAAGGGCAGTGCTATTGCATTGTTACCATTAGGTATATTTATGGCACTATTTCTTGGTGTTTCAATCATAATGAAAGACTTTTATAAAATGCCTGTAGTTGTAGCCTTAATAATCGCATCCACCATAGCCATACTTCAAAATAAAAAAGTACCTATAGAATTAAAAGTCGAAAGATTTTGCAGGGGTGCTGGAGACTCCAGCATCATACTTATGTGTTTAATTTTTATTTTAGCAGGTGCTTTTGCCGAAGTCAGCAAAGCTATGGGAGCTGTAGATTCTACAGTAAATTTAGGACTAGCTATTTTCCCACACAGCTTTATGGTAGCTGGTATATTTATAATTGGTTCTTTTTTATCCATGTCACTTGGAACTTCTGTTGGAACAATAGTAACTTTAGCACCTATTGCAGTTGGAATTTCGCAAAAGACAGGTTTACCTATGGAGTTTTTAATTGCTGCTGTAGTTAGTGGTGCTATGTTTGGTGATGGATTATCTATGATATCGAATTCCACTGTAGCTGCTACTAAAACTCAAGATTGTGAAATGGTAGATAAATTCAAAGCCAATTTTAAGATAGTACTTCCTGCGGCTATTTTAACATTAATCATATATGCATTTTTAACTTTTGGCATGCAAATCAATCAATCAGGAACTTATAACTATCAATTTGTAAAAATATTGCCTTATATAGCTGTACTTATAGTAGCTTTAACAGGCTTTAACGTAATATTAGTACTGGTTGGCGGCATAGTATTAGCATCTATAATAGGTCTTATTTATGGTTCCTTCAACATATTTATGGTATTTCAACTTTGTGCAAAGGGTATTGCCGGCATGGAGGATATATCTATGATATCCATATTAATTGGTGGTATAGGTGAATTAATAAAATTCAATGGTGGTATAGATTTTATATTAAATACAATACGTAAAAGAATTCATTCCAGAAAAGGCGCTGAATTTGGTATAGGAATATTAGTCAGCTTAGTAGATTTATGTACTGCTAATAATACTGTTTCTATAATTATAGTTGGTTCTCTAGCTAAAAATTTATCAGAAAACTATGGTGTGGATAGAAGAAAAACGGCCAGTCTTTTAGATACTTTTGCTTGCTTTATACAAGGATGTATACCTTATGGAGCTCAGCTTTTAGTTGCTTCTAGTCTTGCCGCAATTTCACCATTTTTGATAATGAAATATCTTTGTTATCCATATCTTTTGGGGATTTCATCTGTATTTGCAATAATACTTGGAGTTCCTAAATTTAATAATTAG
- a CDS encoding MBL fold metallo-hydrolase, whose translation MVKITTLMDNVGSEHLCLCNKHGLSFFIETPNIRILFDCGSDGTAISNAKRMNVPIRTADCVICSHSHYDHSGGFRDFVEYGIKSTLYTGKEFFEPKYAFDGVKYTYLGAGFDEEFLAKHQICHKECRDFLELSDGCYLFGEFMRTHSFETIPKRFVKGILPTCHMDDFSDEICLALSTSKGLVVIVGCSHPGILNMLETISKRLKKPIYAVLGGTHLVEADEKRVTFTISEMKKIGLKLLGLSHCSGELAQHEAMEDNEVQSCHLAVGDCFIVE comes from the coding sequence ATGGTAAAAATTACTACATTAATGGACAATGTTGGTTCAGAACATTTGTGCTTATGTAACAAACATGGACTTTCTTTTTTTATTGAAACTCCAAATATTAGAATTTTATTTGATTGTGGATCTGACGGGACAGCTATAAGTAATGCCAAAAGAATGAATGTACCAATTAGAACTGCTGATTGTGTTATCTGCAGTCACTCACATTATGATCATAGTGGTGGATTTCGTGATTTTGTTGAATATGGTATAAAATCAACGCTTTATACTGGAAAAGAATTTTTTGAGCCTAAATATGCTTTTGATGGTGTTAAATATACTTATTTAGGGGCAGGCTTTGACGAGGAGTTTTTAGCAAAACATCAAATTTGTCATAAAGAGTGTAGAGATTTTTTAGAGTTATCTGATGGATGCTATCTATTTGGTGAATTTATGAGAACTCATTCTTTTGAAACAATTCCAAAACGTTTTGTTAAAGGAATATTGCCAACATGTCATATGGATGATTTTAGTGATGAAATTTGCTTAGCACTTTCGACTTCAAAAGGCTTGGTTGTTATTGTTGGATGTTCTCACCCAGGAATATTGAATATGCTTGAAACAATTTCTAAACGTTTAAAGAAACCTATTTATGCTGTATTAGGTGGAACACACCTTGTAGAAGCTGATGAGAAAAGGGTTACATTTACAATTTCAGAAATGAAAAAAATAGGTCTGAAATTGTTAGGATTATCACATTGCTCAGGTGAACTTGCCCAGCATGAAGCTATGGAAGATAATGAAGTTCAAAGCTGTCATTTAGCAGTTGGAGATTGCTTTATAGTTGAATAA
- a CDS encoding CdaR family transcriptional regulator encodes MKIDEIAQDLVNATSPLVGGRTINIMDKKGIIIASSEKNRIGSFHQGAAEVITRGETVCIYKNNLDRYKGAKEGINMPIINNNKIRGVVGIYGNPDEVIDAAKLLRAYVELYFKQIAIVKKQEVEEKVRTELLKILIYGKNLSEKSISQLSSVIFLHIKMPMLTIVINFQGNKNDKVKSIMKLKKIQSFLLEQQFIKSEQDIYSIVDEQLVILKTFCGLEKTVQKYLKNIFFRIKFNLKIVPTIACGNLCNCFQEISEAYHSASIVANIGKGGIYNLEEHRNMLIYFMQKLEMDSIGEKFIARMYSCLFSYFGEKDIKNVMLTIEKYLEASGSINIASQNLYIHKNTLIYRMNKIYSLLGIKEEELFMKEFLLRLILLYYNNLS; translated from the coding sequence ATGAAAATTGATGAAATTGCCCAAGATCTAGTTAATGCAACATCACCTCTTGTTGGTGGACGTACCATTAATATCATGGATAAGAAAGGGATTATTATTGCTTCTTCAGAAAAGAATCGTATTGGAAGCTTTCACCAGGGTGCAGCCGAAGTAATTACAAGAGGAGAAACAGTATGCATTTATAAAAATAATTTAGATAGATATAAGGGAGCTAAAGAAGGCATTAATATGCCTATTATAAATAATAATAAAATTAGAGGCGTAGTAGGAATTTATGGCAATCCAGATGAAGTTATAGATGCGGCAAAGTTGTTGCGTGCTTATGTTGAACTTTATTTTAAGCAGATTGCAATTGTAAAGAAGCAAGAAGTTGAAGAAAAAGTTCGTACTGAACTCTTGAAAATACTGATTTATGGTAAAAATTTATCAGAAAAAAGTATCTCACAATTAAGTAGTGTTATTTTTTTGCATATTAAAATGCCTATGCTCACGATCGTAATCAATTTTCAAGGTAATAAAAATGATAAAGTTAAGAGTATAATGAAACTCAAGAAAATTCAAAGCTTTTTACTGGAACAACAATTTATCAAGTCTGAACAAGATATTTATAGTATTGTTGATGAACAACTTGTAATTTTAAAAACTTTTTGTGGCTTAGAAAAAACTGTTCAAAAATATTTAAAAAATATTTTCTTCCGTATTAAATTTAATTTAAAGATAGTTCCAACTATTGCTTGTGGCAACTTGTGTAATTGTTTTCAAGAAATTTCTGAAGCTTATCATTCGGCTTCTATTGTTGCTAACATAGGTAAGGGTGGAATTTATAATCTTGAAGAACATAGAAATATGTTAATATATTTTATGCAAAAATTAGAGATGGATAGTATAGGAGAAAAATTTATTGCTCGAATGTATAGCTGCTTATTTAGTTACTTTGGTGAAAAAGACATTAAAAATGTAATGTTGACTATTGAAAAATATTTAGAAGCATCTGGAAGTATAAATATAGCATCTCAAAATTTATATATTCATAAAAATACTTTAATTTATAGGATGAATAAAATTTATAGTTTATTAGGTATAAAAGAAGAAGAACTTTTCATGAAAGAGTTTTTGCTGAGATTGATATTACTATATTATAATAATTTGTCTTGA
- a CDS encoding GntP family permease: MSSAYLFAVIIIAVIVMIVAITKFKVHPFIVLVLVAVGVGIAMGMPVATIMNKVESGFGNILGSIGIIVLAGAIIGVILEKTGAALVMANAILKLVGKKHSVLAIALAGYVTDVPLFCNSGYVVLAPIARAMAEQSGISLAVMATALSAGLFTTHCFIPLHPGTIAMANTIGSNIGILLGLGLIVAIPGTLMGVLYAKKVSCNVDIPANPEYTEEQLIEKYGKLPGVFHSFSSIVLIVVLIVLKSIADIAAAPFGRGAIKYLFDFVGHPDIALILGMFLSMTLIAPSERKNLQQFINKGITNSAGVIAIVGGGGAFGAILQSLPIAKNINGSFINVSLGVFLPFIIAALLKTAMGATTVVQILTATMVLPMLPSLGMTSDISKTLVVLAIAAGSMTVSHANDAYFWIVSEFSDMDTRQAYKCQTGMTLAVGIVSIIFIYILSLFLH; the protein is encoded by the coding sequence ATGTCAAGTGCTTATTTATTTGCAGTAATTATAATTGCAGTTATTGTTATGATAGTGGCTATAACTAAGTTTAAGGTACATCCATTTATTGTTTTAGTTTTAGTTGCTGTTGGTGTTGGTATTGCTATGGGAATGCCAGTTGCAACTATAATGAATAAAGTTGAATCGGGGTTTGGGAATATACTTGGAAGTATTGGTATAATCGTTCTGGCAGGTGCAATTATTGGTGTTATTCTTGAAAAAACAGGAGCAGCATTGGTAATGGCAAATGCAATTTTAAAATTGGTAGGTAAGAAGCATTCGGTTCTTGCGATAGCTTTAGCTGGCTATGTAACAGATGTACCTCTATTTTGCAATTCTGGTTATGTAGTACTTGCTCCAATTGCTAGAGCTATGGCAGAGCAGTCTGGTATATCTTTAGCTGTTATGGCTACAGCATTAAGTGCTGGATTATTTACAACACATTGTTTTATTCCGCTCCATCCTGGTACTATTGCTATGGCAAATACTATAGGTTCAAATATAGGAATCTTATTAGGCTTAGGTTTAATTGTAGCTATTCCAGGAACGTTAATGGGTGTACTTTATGCAAAAAAAGTTTCGTGTAATGTGGATATACCTGCTAATCCAGAATATACTGAAGAACAGTTAATTGAAAAATACGGAAAACTTCCTGGAGTATTCCATTCATTTTCATCAATTGTACTAATTGTTGTATTAATTGTTCTTAAATCAATTGCAGATATAGCTGCTGCACCTTTTGGAAGGGGAGCTATTAAATATTTATTTGATTTTGTAGGACATCCAGATATTGCTTTGATTTTGGGAATGTTTTTATCGATGACTTTAATTGCCCCTAGTGAAAGAAAAAATCTTCAGCAATTTATTAATAAAGGAATTACTAATTCAGCAGGTGTTATTGCAATTGTTGGTGGTGGAGGTGCCTTCGGTGCAATTCTACAATCACTGCCAATTGCTAAGAATATAAATGGATCTTTTATAAATGTAAGTTTAGGTGTATTTCTTCCATTTATTATTGCAGCTTTATTAAAAACGGCGATGGGAGCAACTACAGTTGTACAAATACTTACAGCTACTATGGTTCTTCCAATGTTACCTTCATTAGGTATGACATCTGATATTAGTAAAACATTAGTTGTTTTGGCTATTGCAGCAGGTTCTATGACTGTTTCACATGCAAATGATGCTTATTTTTGGATTGTTTCAGAGTTTTCGGATATGGATACGAGACAAGCTTATAAGTGTCAGACTGGTATGACTCTTGCAGTAGGAATTGTATCTATTATATTTATTTACATTCTATCCTTATTCCTTCACTAG
- a CDS encoding glycerate kinase — MKNKFTILLAPDSFKESMTAKEVCIAMEKGIKKVDSEINCIQVPMADGGEGTMQSLIDATNGKIYSIKVVGPISNEVEAQYGILGNGQVGVIEMASASGIHLVSKEKRNPLITTTYGTGQLIKACLDKGVKKILIGIGGSATNDGGVGAIQALGAKFLDEQGKEIGFGGCELGKLKRIDLSNLDERLSKVEIEVACDVNNPLCGKNGASNIFGPQKGALKEMIILLDKNLKHYADIIKEQYGKDIVNIPGAGAAGGLGAGLVAFLDGKLEKGIDLVIKYSRLEEKIKFCDTVFTGEGSIDYQTKFGKTPIGVARLAKKYNKPVIALAGNVGNNIGDLYENAIDSIFGIMGGVNSLEEALRNGKENIERTSENIMRLIRCSSKYS; from the coding sequence ATGAAAAATAAATTTACAATTTTACTAGCACCAGATTCATTTAAAGAAAGTATGACTGCAAAAGAAGTTTGTATTGCAATGGAAAAAGGAATAAAAAAGGTTGACAGTGAAATCAACTGTATACAGGTACCTATGGCCGATGGTGGAGAAGGTACAATGCAGTCTCTTATTGACGCTACGAATGGAAAAATATATTCAATAAAAGTAGTTGGGCCTATTTCAAATGAGGTTGAGGCACAATACGGTATTTTGGGAAATGGACAAGTTGGAGTAATTGAAATGGCAAGTGCTAGTGGAATTCACTTGGTTTCAAAAGAAAAAAGAAATCCGTTAATAACTACTACTTATGGTACCGGACAGCTTATTAAAGCATGCCTTGATAAAGGTGTAAAGAAAATACTTATAGGTATAGGTGGAAGTGCAACCAATGACGGTGGAGTAGGAGCTATTCAAGCCCTTGGGGCAAAGTTCCTAGATGAACAAGGAAAGGAAATAGGATTTGGTGGATGTGAGCTTGGAAAACTTAAAAGAATAGATTTATCAAATCTTGATGAGAGGCTAAGCAAAGTAGAAATTGAAGTTGCCTGTGATGTAAACAATCCGCTTTGCGGCAAAAATGGAGCTTCAAATATATTTGGACCACAAAAAGGTGCTTTAAAAGAGATGATTATTTTGCTAGATAAAAATCTGAAGCATTATGCAGATATAATAAAAGAACAATATGGAAAAGATATTGTGAACATTCCAGGAGCAGGAGCAGCAGGTGGATTAGGTGCAGGTCTTGTAGCTTTTCTAGATGGAAAACTTGAAAAAGGTATTGATTTAGTTATTAAATATTCAAGATTAGAGGAAAAGATAAAATTTTGTGATACTGTATTTACAGGAGAAGGAAGTATAGATTACCAAACTAAATTTGGAAAAACTCCAATTGGTGTAGCCAGGCTTGCTAAAAAATATAACAAACCAGTAATTGCTCTAGCTGGAAATGTTGGAAATAATATAGGTGACTTATATGAAAATGCTATTGATTCTATATTTGGGATAATGGGAGGAGTTAATTCGCTTGAAGAAGCACTTAGAAATGGAAAAGAAAATATTGAAAGAACTTCTGAAAATATAATGAGATTAATAAGATGCAGCAGTAAATATAGTTAA
- a CDS encoding BMC domain-containing protein: MNIQFIDKISNGTLRILYRRVTDNKVKEIIAQDKVTTVGICDGNIADVLVASDIAEKSSNVIVSEISGVCPQHIVCIGIFGNTAAVKTALNSIKEQFKKN; this comes from the coding sequence ATGAATATACAATTTATAGACAAAATTTCTAATGGAACACTCAGAATACTTTATAGAAGAGTTACGGATAACAAAGTCAAAGAAATTATAGCACAAGACAAAGTTACAACTGTTGGCATCTGTGATGGAAACATTGCTGATGTGTTAGTTGCAAGTGATATTGCAGAAAAATCATCTAACGTGATTGTAAGTGAAATTTCAGGGGTGTGTCCTCAACATATTGTTTGTATAGGGATTTTTGGGAATACTGCTGCTGTAAAAACTGCATTAAATTCTATAAAAGAACAATTCAAAAAGAACTAA
- a CDS encoding class I SAM-dependent methyltransferase, which yields MDIKYFLDLWNSSKKSYDIEEKFWDKRVEEFNNKELEEEESKKISCILEFLEIGKNRRFENVLDIGCGTGFYSKKFSEISKCVTATDISENMLECAKRNLESECRNNVKFVKSIWSELKMEDFEWKGKFDLVFASMTPAIDSYEDLIKMIDCGKNLYFLSGFVEKKDSLKNELSEVILGYHNDNPHGNKIYSAFNILWNMGYYPKISYVDSNRSKLRSVDELYKKYLSYFERKKPLAEEDKVSIRKYIESKAISGIVEDKVTSKTAWLCWRK from the coding sequence ATGGATATAAAGTATTTTCTTGATTTGTGGAACAGCTCAAAAAAATCATATGATATAGAAGAAAAATTTTGGGATAAAAGAGTTGAGGAGTTTAACAACAAAGAACTAGAGGAAGAAGAAAGTAAAAAAATTTCTTGTATACTAGAGTTTCTCGAAATTGGGAAAAATAGAAGATTTGAAAATGTATTGGATATAGGATGTGGTACAGGATTTTATTCTAAAAAGTTTTCTGAGATATCTAAATGTGTTACTGCTACAGATATTTCTGAAAATATGCTGGAATGTGCTAAAAGAAATTTAGAATCAGAGTGTAGAAATAATGTGAAGTTTGTAAAAAGTATATGGTCAGAATTGAAGATGGAAGATTTTGAATGGAAAGGAAAATTTGATCTAGTTTTTGCATCTATGACACCAGCTATAGATAGTTATGAAGATCTTATAAAAATGATTGATTGTGGTAAAAACTTATATTTTTTAAGTGGATTTGTAGAGAAAAAAGATAGTTTAAAAAATGAACTTTCGGAAGTGATTTTAGGATATCATAATGATAACCCCCATGGAAATAAAATATACAGTGCCTTCAATATATTATGGAATATGGGTTACTATCCTAAGATAAGTTATGTAGATTCAAATCGGAGTAAGTTACGATCAGTAGATGAATTGTATAAAAAATATTTGTCCTATTTTGAAAGAAAAAAACCTTTAGCAGAAGAAGATAAGGTTTCCATTAGAAAGTATATAGAAAGCAAGGCGATAAGTGGAATAGTGGAGGATAAGGTAACTTCAAAAACAGCATGGCTTTGTTGGAGGAAATAG